Proteins encoded by one window of Streptococcus sanguinis:
- a CDS encoding Cof-type HAD-IIB family hydrolase, producing the protein MEVKAVFFDIDGTLVNDSRTVLKSTEKAIQSLKEQGILVGLATGRGPFFVKPFMEQLDLDFAVTYNGQYIFSRDRVISASPIDKQSLRDLIAYAKKHRKEISLGTAEAMLGSKIMSFGMSPFSQWTSRFIPKRMARTVSHGFNKVISKALPQHEKDLLQLIQEPIYQALILASPEESRKIEADFPDLKFTRSSPYAVDIINKNTSKLEGIRRVGKEYGFDIHQVMAFGDSDNDLEMLSGVGLSIAMGNGTSSVKEVAKHTTSSNSQDGIHRALEHFGILAREKVFTSSDHHFNKVKEFHSVMDESTQEEPIAWSPQDARYRAGFKLEELVEFLRAASNSEEDFDSSVAYLHKALDKAADKVRSKSQAEVSLVGQVDALIDTLYFTYGSFVLMGVDPEQLFDIVHRANMGKIFPDGKAHFDPVTHKILKPDDWEEKYAPEGAIKEELERQIQAYQRTLEQKEENKE; encoded by the coding sequence ATGGAAGTAAAGGCCGTCTTTTTTGATATTGATGGGACACTGGTCAATGACAGTCGAACGGTTTTGAAATCTACAGAAAAAGCTATTCAGAGTTTAAAGGAGCAAGGAATATTGGTCGGTTTGGCAACAGGCCGCGGTCCTTTCTTTGTCAAACCTTTTATGGAGCAATTGGACTTAGACTTTGCTGTGACCTATAATGGCCAGTATATTTTTTCAAGAGATAGGGTGATTTCTGCCAGTCCCATTGACAAGCAGAGTTTACGGGATTTAATCGCCTATGCTAAGAAGCATCGGAAAGAAATTTCCTTGGGGACGGCTGAGGCTATGCTGGGCTCCAAGATTATGTCCTTCGGCATGAGCCCTTTCTCCCAGTGGACTAGCCGCTTCATCCCTAAGAGAATGGCGCGAACAGTCAGTCACGGTTTTAATAAAGTCATCAGCAAGGCCCTGCCCCAGCATGAAAAGGATCTCCTGCAGCTGATTCAGGAGCCGATTTATCAAGCTTTGATTTTGGCCAGTCCAGAAGAAAGCCGTAAGATTGAAGCAGACTTCCCTGATTTGAAATTTACCCGCAGTAGCCCCTATGCGGTTGATATTATCAATAAAAACACATCTAAGCTAGAGGGGATTCGCCGAGTCGGCAAGGAATATGGCTTTGACATTCATCAAGTCATGGCCTTCGGCGACTCTGACAATGACTTGGAAATGCTATCGGGAGTTGGTCTGTCCATTGCTATGGGAAATGGAACCAGCTCAGTCAAGGAAGTGGCTAAGCATACGACTAGCAGCAATAGTCAGGATGGGATTCACAGGGCTCTGGAGCATTTTGGCATACTAGCGAGGGAAAAGGTCTTTACCAGCAGCGACCATCACTTTAATAAGGTTAAAGAGTTCCATAGTGTCATGGATGAAAGCACTCAGGAAGAGCCGATTGCTTGGTCGCCTCAGGACGCTCGCTATAGGGCAGGCTTTAAGCTAGAAGAGCTGGTCGAGTTTCTGCGGGCAGCTAGTAACTCAGAGGAAGACTTTGATAGCTCTGTAGCTTATCTCCATAAAGCGCTTGACAAGGCTGCTGACAAGGTTCGCTCCAAGAGTCAGGCTGAGGTTTCTCTAGTCGGTCAGGTAGATGCCTTGATTGATACTCTTTACTTCACTTATGGCAGCTTTGTCCTGATGGGAGTGGATCCAGAGCAGCTGTTCGATATTGTCCATCGGGCTAATATGGGCAAAATTTTCCCAGACGGGAAGGCTCACTTTGACCCCGTCACCCATAAAATCCTCAAACCAGATGACTGGGAAGAAAAATACGCTCCCGAAGGAGCTATCAAAGAAGAACTGGAACGACAGATTCAGGCCTACCAGCGTACCTTAGAGCAGAAAGAAGAAAACAAAGAATAA
- a CDS encoding TIGR04197 family type VII secretion effector: MDQYQVKSDLSTAARHATAIGDANFLQMMAITRDSQTTVAGNSNANAGISNVESLQGQLGGHITSIIQNVHSVAAEFEDKDAMIRQSLTTNYLPPKKEPTVTKKDLGLSTLTALEE, from the coding sequence ATGGATCAATACCAAGTTAAGAGCGACCTATCAACAGCAGCTCGTCATGCAACAGCAATCGGAGATGCAAATTTCCTGCAGATGATGGCTATTACTCGAGATTCGCAGACAACTGTTGCTGGAAATTCTAATGCAAATGCAGGGATTTCAAATGTTGAGAGCTTACAAGGGCAGCTCGGGGGACACATTACAAGTATTATTCAGAATGTTCATAGTGTAGCAGCGGAGTTTGAGGATAAGGATGCTATGATTCGTCAAAGTCTGACTACTAACTATTTACCGCCTAAAAAGGAACCGACAGTCACTAAAAAAGATTTAGGTCTGAGTACCTTGACTGCTTTGGAGGAATAA
- a CDS encoding asparaginase → MTKKILILHTGGTISMQADGSGAVVTNADNPMNHVTVPLEGIETEVIDFFNIPSPHITPQHMLKLYQKIKASADQFDGVVITHGTDTLEETAYFLDTMQLPKIPVVLTGAMRSSNELGSDGVYNYLTALRVASDEKACDKGVLVVMNDEAHAAKYVTKTHTTNVSTFQTPTHGPLGLIMKQEILYFKTAEPRVRFDLNSISGLVPIISAYAGMKTELLDMLDLDKIDGLIIEAFGAGNLPKEVADKLADMITAGLPIALVSRCFNGIAEPVYAYEGGGVQLHQAGIFFVKELNAQKARIKLLIALNAGLKDQELRDYMEG, encoded by the coding sequence ATGACAAAGAAAATCTTGATCCTGCACACTGGAGGAACCATTTCCATGCAGGCTGACGGCTCTGGGGCTGTCGTTACCAATGCTGATAACCCTATGAACCATGTGACAGTTCCGCTTGAGGGGATCGAGACGGAAGTCATTGACTTTTTTAATATTCCCAGTCCACATATCACGCCCCAACACATGCTCAAACTTTACCAGAAAATCAAAGCCAGTGCTGACCAATTTGACGGAGTAGTCATTACTCATGGGACGGACACTTTAGAAGAGACAGCTTACTTTCTAGATACTATGCAGCTGCCGAAGATTCCGGTCGTTTTGACTGGGGCTATGCGCAGTTCCAATGAGTTGGGGAGCGACGGGGTCTATAACTACCTGACAGCCCTGCGGGTGGCTAGTGATGAAAAAGCCTGTGATAAAGGCGTGCTTGTCGTTATGAATGACGAGGCACATGCTGCCAAGTATGTAACCAAAACCCACACGACCAATGTCAGCACCTTCCAGACGCCGACTCACGGACCGCTTGGCTTGATTATGAAGCAGGAAATTCTCTATTTTAAGACAGCGGAGCCTCGAGTCCGCTTCGACTTGAACAGCATTTCTGGTCTGGTGCCCATCATTTCAGCTTATGCAGGTATGAAGACAGAGCTTCTGGACATGCTGGATTTAGACAAGATAGACGGCCTCATCATAGAGGCATTCGGTGCTGGCAATCTTCCCAAAGAAGTGGCGGACAAACTGGCTGATATGATAACAGCTGGCCTGCCAATCGCTCTGGTCTCTCGCTGCTTTAACGGGATTGCTGAGCCAGTCTATGCTTATGAAGGAGGCGGCGTTCAGCTGCACCAGGCTGGTATCTTCTTCGTCAAAGAGCTCAATGCTCAAAAAGCCAGAATCAAACTGCTCATCGCCCTGAATGCTGGACTCAAAGACCAAGAACTCCGAGATTATATGGAAGGCTGA